The sequence CGACGCAGCACGTCGGGCCGCATGCCCTTACCGTCGTCGGTGATCTCGATCAGGATGTGGTCGCCGACCTGGGTGGCGGACAGCTGGACGATGCTCTTGGGCGGCTTGCCGGCGGCGATGCGCTCCTCGATCGTCTCCACGCCGTGGTCGACCGCGTTGCGCACAAGGTGGACCAGCGGATCGTTCAGATCCTCGAGCATCGTCTTGTCGAGCTCGGTCTCCTCGCCGGTGATCACCAGCTCGACGTCCTTGCCCAACTGGCGGGCGAGGTCGCGCGCCAGGCGCGGGTATTTCTGGAACAGCCGGCCGATCGGCTGCATGCGCGTCTTCATGACCGCGTTCTGCAGGTCGCTGACCAGCAGGTCCAGTTGGCCGATCGCCTCGTCGAGCGCCTTCAGCGTGGCGGCGTCGGTCTTGCCGCCGAGGATGTCGGAACGCAGCGTGGTCAGCCGGTTCTTGGTCAGGCCGATCTCGCCGGACAGGTTGAGCACCTGGTCGAGCCGCACGGTATCGATGCGGATCGTGGTTTCCTGCGAGGCCAGCTGCTGTGCCGGCTGCGGCTTGGAAGCCGGCTGCGGTGCGGCAGGACGCAGGCCCACCGCGCCGTCGGATGCGGCCGGCACCGCCGGCTTCTGCACCACCGGTACCGGCGCGGCCGGCAGCGGCGGCGTGGCGGCGACCGGAGCGGGCGCCGGCGCGGCGGGCTTGGCCGCCGCCGCCGGGGCGGGCGCAGGAGCGGCCGGTTTGCCGGTCACGGCCTGGTAGAGCGCGTGCCAGTCGGGTTCGTTGCCGCCGGCGGGAGCGGCTGCGGGTGCGGCGGCCGGCGCCGGTGCGGGGGCCGGCGCTGCCTTGCCCTCGAGCGCGGCGTCGAGCTGGGCCAGCAGCGTGCTGTCGGCCGAAGCCGGCGGGCGGCCTTGCGACAGCGAGCCGAACATGTCGCGCACCACGCCGGTGGCGGCGAGGATCACGTCCATGAGTTCGGGCGACAGCGACAGCTCGCCGTTGCGCAGCTTGTCGAACAGGTTCTCGGTGCGGTGGCACAGGTTCACCAGCGCATCGACGTTGAGGAAGCCGGCACCGCCCTTGATGGTATGGAAACCGCGGAAGATGTCGTTCAGCAGGTGCTTGTCGCCAGGTCGCTTCTCCAGCTCGACCAGCTTGTTGTCCACGTCGGACAGGAGCTCCGAGGATTCGGTGAGGAAATCCTGGAGCAAGTCTTCCATGCCGGCAAAGTCGCTCATATCTTGATCCTCTGGGCTCGGGCCGGATTAGAAACCAAGGCTGGCGAGCAAGTCGTCGACCTGTTCCTGGTTGGTGACCACGTCGGTACGCCCATCGGCGTTGTAGACCGGACCATTGAGCAGGCTCGAATCCACCTCGCCGATCGACGGCGGCTTGATCGCGCTGCCGCCGGGCGAGAACTGCATCAGGAATTCCAGCAGGCTGCCTTCCATTTCCTTGGCCATCTCGACGATCTTCTTGATCACCTGGCCGGTCAGATCCTGGAAGTCCTGCGCCATCATGATCTCGAGCAGTTGCTCGTTGGTGGCCTTGGCGCCGCTGGCCGATTCCTTCAGGTGGTCGCGCGTCTTGGCGGCCAGCTGCTTGAATTCGTCGATCGACAGCTGGTTGGCGAACAGCTTGTCCCATTGCGCCGCGAGCGCTTCCGAATCGCTCTCGATGCGGTTCTGCAGCGGCTGGGCGACGTCGACCGCGTTGAGCGTGCGGTTGGCGGCCTGTTCGGTCAGCGTGGCGATGTATGACAGCCGGTCGCGCGCATCGGGGATGGCGGCGGCGGCCTTTTCCAGCGACTTGTCGAAGCCGAGTTCGCGCAGCGAGTCGTGCACCTTGCGGGTCAGCTGGCCGATGCTGGCGAACATCGAGCGGGCCGGTTCTTCGAGCGTTTCGAGATTGGCGGAGAAACCGGCCTGTTCCGTGGCCTTTTCCGCTGCCGGAGCCGGCGCGGGGGCCGGCGCAGGAGCCGGTGCCGGGGCGGCCGCCGCCGGCTGGTTCGCACTTACGATACTGTCGAACAATGCCTGCAGTTCGTCGGAGTCACCGCTGTTGATGGCTTGATCACTCACGTCGCACCCCGTCTCACTTGTTCAGGTTTTGGAAGATCTTGCCCAGCTTCTCGTCGAGCGTGGCCGCGGTGAACGGCTTGACGATGTAGCCGCTGGCGCCGGCCTGGGCCGCCTCGATGATGTTTTCCTTCTTGGCTTCGGCCGTGATCATCAAGACCGGCAGGTGCTTGAGGGTGGCGTCGGCGCGTACCGCCCGGAGCAGTTCGATGCCGGTCATGTTCGGCATGTTCCAGTCGGTCACGACGAAGTCGTAGGTCGTCGATTTGAGTTTATGCAGGGCAACCTGGCCGTCTTCGGCTTCCTCGACGTTGCCATAGCCCAGCTCCTTGAGCAGATTCCGCACGATGCGGCGCATCGTCGAGAAATCGTCAACCACCAGGAAACGAAGGTTCTTGTCCGTCATGTCTTACT is a genomic window of Chitinimonas koreensis containing:
- a CDS encoding chemotaxis protein CheA, producing MSDFAGMEDLLQDFLTESSELLSDVDNKLVELEKRPGDKHLLNDIFRGFHTIKGGAGFLNVDALVNLCHRTENLFDKLRNGELSLSPELMDVILAATGVVRDMFGSLSQGRPPASADSTLLAQLDAALEGKAAPAPAPAPAAAPAAAPAGGNEPDWHALYQAVTGKPAAPAPAPAAAAKPAAPAPAPVAATPPLPAAPVPVVQKPAVPAASDGAVGLRPAAPQPASKPQPAQQLASQETTIRIDTVRLDQVLNLSGEIGLTKNRLTTLRSDILGGKTDAATLKALDEAIGQLDLLVSDLQNAVMKTRMQPIGRLFQKYPRLARDLARQLGKDVELVITGEETELDKTMLEDLNDPLVHLVRNAVDHGVETIEERIAAGKPPKSIVQLSATQVGDHILIEITDDGKGMRPDVLRRKAVEKGIIDLETANSLDDKQALQLVFMPGFSTKDQISSISGRGVGMDVVKTNIQKLNGRIDIQSVVGEGSRFAISLPLTLAILPVLVVRVCDQPFAVPLAMVREIIPIRPEQVQEVSGRATIVVRDEILSVRSLARMIGWEATQTPQFGVLMQSSEHSFILAIDSFIGRDDVVIKPLQNIRPRGIAGATLSGDGSVVLVLDMEDLLDESNSEQSAIKTSQLLNLLTHKG
- the cheZ gene encoding protein phosphatase CheZ, which translates into the protein MFASIGQLTRKVHDSLRELGFDKSLEKAAAAIPDARDRLSYIATLTEQAANRTLNAVDVAQPLQNRIESDSEALAAQWDKLFANQLSIDEFKQLAAKTRDHLKESASGAKATNEQLLEIMMAQDFQDLTGQVIKKIVEMAKEMEGSLLEFLMQFSPGGSAIKPPSIGEVDSSLLNGPVYNADGRTDVVTNQEQVDDLLASLGF
- the cheY gene encoding chemotaxis response regulator CheY — translated: MTDKNLRFLVVDDFSTMRRIVRNLLKELGYGNVEEAEDGQVALHKLKSTTYDFVVTDWNMPNMTGIELLRAVRADATLKHLPVLMITAEAKKENIIEAAQAGASGYIVKPFTAATLDEKLGKIFQNLNK